Proteins found in one Nitratiruptor sp. SB155-2 genomic segment:
- a CDS encoding fumarate hydratase: MRTVAYEDIVKAIRDTIIYSTTHLSEDMHKALQEALEKEESLVSKAVLEQLLENAEIAASENKPLCQDTGLAIFFVKVGEDVRVEGGSLKEAIFEGTKKGYEEGYLRASTCDCFTRANLKDKIGYNLPPVIYFDIVPGDKIEIEFAAKGGGSENGSRARVLAPAQGKEGIKEFVKQVVSDAGPNVCPPIVVGVGIGGSFDYAAVMSKHALFRDIGTPNPDPELDAFEKEILEELNKLGIGAMGMGGTQTALAVHIETYKPGRMCHIASLPVAVNIQCHSSRHAHITI, translated from the coding sequence ATGCGCACAGTAGCATACGAAGATATTGTCAAGGCGATACGAGATACCATTATCTATTCAACGACGCATCTTAGTGAAGATATGCACAAAGCCTTGCAAGAGGCATTGGAAAAAGAGGAGAGTCTTGTCAGCAAGGCAGTATTGGAACAACTCCTAGAAAATGCAGAAATTGCAGCGAGTGAAAACAAACCTCTTTGTCAAGATACAGGGCTTGCCATCTTTTTTGTGAAGGTTGGTGAAGATGTCCGTGTCGAAGGTGGCAGTTTAAAAGAAGCTATTTTTGAAGGCACGAAAAAGGGATATGAAGAAGGGTATCTCAGAGCCTCTACATGCGATTGTTTCACGAGAGCCAATCTCAAAGACAAAATTGGGTACAACCTACCGCCTGTGATCTATTTCGATATTGTTCCAGGAGACAAAATTGAGATAGAGTTTGCTGCAAAAGGTGGCGGAAGTGAAAATGGAAGTCGTGCAAGAGTCCTTGCTCCAGCGCAGGGGAAAGAGGGAATAAAAGAGTTTGTCAAGCAAGTTGTCAGTGATGCTGGGCCAAATGTATGTCCTCCGATCGTTGTAGGTGTTGGAATAGGTGGTAGCTTTGATTATGCAGCCGTTATGAGTAAACATGCTCTCTTTCGTGATATTGGTACGCCGAACCCAGATCCAGAACTAGATGCCTTCGAAAAAGAGATTCTAGAAGAGCTCAATAAGCTCGGAATCGGCGCCATGGGAATGGGTGGTACGCAAACGGCACTTGCTGTACATATCGAAACATATAAACCGGGTCGTATGTGTCACATTGCTTCACTTCCTGTTGCAGTCAATATCCAGTGCCACAGTTCTCGACATGCACATATAACCATATAA
- a CDS encoding Fe-S-containing hydro-lyase has translation MAEYKLKTPLSNEDVEKLKAGDIVYLTGTLYTARDAAHKRLVDLIFEGKELPFDLHGAVIYYVGPTPPKPGEVIGSAGPTTSYRMDSYAPILIEHGLKGMIGKGKRNDAVKEACKKHKAVYFGAVGGAGALLAKRIKDAEVIAYPELGPEAVRRIVVEDFPVVVVNDTYGNDLYEEGRKQWAKA, from the coding sequence ATGGCAGAGTATAAACTAAAAACCCCGTTGAGCAATGAAGATGTAGAGAAATTAAAAGCCGGAGACATCGTCTATCTTACAGGAACCCTCTACACTGCAAGAGATGCAGCACATAAAAGACTGGTTGATTTGATTTTTGAGGGCAAAGAGCTTCCTTTTGATCTACACGGTGCAGTGATCTACTATGTAGGACCAACTCCTCCAAAACCGGGAGAAGTGATAGGGAGTGCTGGTCCTACTACAAGTTACAGAATGGACAGTTATGCGCCTATTCTGATAGAGCATGGACTCAAAGGGATGATAGGAAAAGGCAAAAGAAACGATGCAGTCAAAGAGGCATGCAAAAAACATAAAGCGGTCTATTTTGGTGCAGTAGGAGGAGCTGGAGCACTTTTGGCAAAACGAATAAAAGATGCTGAAGTTATAGCCTATCCAGAACTTGGACCAGAAGCAGTTCGAAGAATTGTAGTAGAAGATTTTCCTGTTGTTGTAGTCAATGATACCTACGGAAATGACCTTTACGAAGAGGGTCGAAAACAGTGGGCAAAAGCATAA
- the sucC gene encoding ADP-forming succinate--CoA ligase subunit beta produces MNIHEYQAKEIFREYGVPVPRGEVAFTGPEAREVAQRLGGDLWVVKAQIHAGGRGKAGGVKLARSLDEVEKIAEEMLGMTLVTHQTGPEGKKVEKVYVEEGADIQKEYYLGMVLDRSSEMPVMMASTEGGMEIEEVAAKTPEKIIKVAIDPTIGFQGFHGRKLAFGLGLAKEEIRPFIQFAEALYKVYMDKDANLIEINPLIKTGDGRFLALDAKMGFDDNALYKHPDIHEMRDLSEEDPVEVEAAKYGLSYVNLDGNVGCMVNGAGLAMATMDIIKHEGGEPANFLDVGGGANPDTVAKGFELILSDENVKSIFVNIFGGIVRCDRIANGILQATQQVEVNVPVVVRLDGTNAEEAAQILKNANIKNIIPATDLADGARKAVAAAKGEL; encoded by the coding sequence ATGAATATTCATGAGTATCAAGCAAAAGAGATTTTTCGAGAATATGGCGTTCCCGTTCCAAGAGGGGAAGTTGCTTTTACGGGACCAGAAGCACGAGAAGTGGCTCAACGCCTTGGTGGCGATTTGTGGGTTGTCAAGGCTCAAATTCACGCAGGTGGTCGCGGTAAAGCTGGTGGTGTAAAACTAGCAAGAAGCCTGGATGAAGTTGAAAAAATAGCCGAAGAGATGCTTGGTATGACGCTGGTGACTCATCAAACAGGTCCAGAGGGCAAGAAAGTCGAAAAAGTGTACGTTGAAGAGGGCGCGGATATCCAAAAAGAGTACTATCTTGGAATGGTTCTCGATAGAAGTAGTGAGATGCCTGTTATGATGGCCTCTACCGAAGGCGGTATGGAGATTGAAGAAGTAGCTGCAAAAACTCCGGAAAAGATCATCAAAGTTGCAATAGATCCAACGATAGGTTTCCAGGGTTTTCATGGTAGAAAACTAGCTTTTGGATTGGGTCTAGCAAAAGAGGAGATTCGTCCATTCATCCAATTTGCTGAAGCACTGTATAAAGTCTATATGGATAAAGACGCGAACCTCATAGAAATCAATCCTCTCATTAAAACTGGTGACGGCAGATTTTTGGCTCTTGATGCAAAGATGGGATTTGATGACAATGCTCTATACAAACACCCAGATATCCATGAGATGAGAGACTTGAGCGAAGAGGATCCAGTTGAAGTAGAAGCCGCCAAATATGGACTGAGCTATGTGAATTTGGATGGAAATGTGGGTTGTATGGTAAATGGAGCAGGACTTGCGATGGCTACTATGGATATCATCAAGCATGAGGGTGGAGAGCCTGCAAACTTTTTGGATGTAGGGGGTGGTGCAAACCCTGATACAGTTGCAAAAGGGTTTGAACTCATTTTAAGTGATGAGAATGTTAAAAGTATCTTTGTAAACATTTTTGGCGGAATCGTTCGATGTGACCGTATAGCCAATGGTATATTGCAAGCAACGCAGCAAGTGGAGGTCAATGTTCCGGTTGTTGTTCGACTCGACGGAACAAATGCCGAGGAGGCAGCTCAAATTTTGAAAAACGCGAATATCAAAAACATTATTCCAGCGACAGATTTGGCTGATGGTGCAAGAAAAGCAGTAGCTGCAGCGAAAGGAGAATTGTAA
- the sucD gene encoding succinate--CoA ligase subunit alpha — MSILVNKDTKVIVQGFTGKEGTFHSEQCIEYGTQIVGGVTPGKGGQTHLDRPVFNTVKEAVDATGATVSMIFVPPAFTADAVMEAADAGIELAVIITEGAPVKDMMYAKMYATKKGMKTIGPNCPGIITAEECKIGIMPGFIFKKGPVGLISKSGTLTYEASNQVVKEGYGITTAVGIGGDPIIGLSYKQLLPMFEADPETEAIVMIGEIGGTLEIEAAEFIKENITKPVVAFIAGQTAPKGKRMGHAGAIISGGQGTAQEKMDALAAAGVHVVKSPADIGKTVAKVLGK, encoded by the coding sequence ATGAGTATTTTGGTAAACAAAGATACAAAAGTTATAGTCCAGGGTTTTACAGGAAAAGAGGGAACATTTCATAGTGAGCAGTGTATTGAGTACGGAACGCAGATTGTAGGTGGTGTTACTCCTGGTAAAGGTGGGCAGACCCATTTAGATAGACCTGTATTTAATACAGTAAAAGAAGCTGTTGATGCAACTGGTGCAACTGTAAGTATGATTTTCGTTCCACCTGCATTTACTGCAGATGCTGTTATGGAAGCTGCCGATGCTGGTATTGAATTGGCCGTTATCATTACTGAAGGTGCTCCAGTGAAAGATATGATGTACGCAAAGATGTATGCAACCAAAAAGGGAATGAAAACAATTGGGCCAAACTGTCCGGGAATCATAACGGCCGAAGAGTGTAAGATAGGTATTATGCCAGGATTTATCTTTAAAAAAGGACCTGTGGGACTTATCAGTAAATCTGGTACACTAACCTATGAAGCAAGTAATCAGGTTGTCAAAGAGGGATACGGTATTACAACAGCTGTTGGTATCGGAGGAGACCCGATTATTGGTCTTAGTTACAAGCAGCTCCTTCCTATGTTCGAAGCAGATCCTGAAACAGAAGCTATCGTTATGATTGGTGAGATCGGTGGTACTTTAGAAATTGAGGCTGCTGAATTTATCAAAGAAAATATTACAAAGCCGGTCGTTGCTTTTATAGCTGGACAGACTGCTCCTAAAGGCAAACGTATGGGGCATGCCGGAGCTATCATCAGCGGTGGTCAAGGAACGGCACAAGAGAAGATGGACGCACTTGCTGCAGCTGGAGTGCATGTTGTGAAATCTCCTGCTGATATTGGAAAAACTGTAGCGAAAGTACTTGGAAAATAA
- a CDS encoding heavy-metal-associated domain-containing protein produces the protein MRKSFAVANIRCEGCANSIKKALSPYFSFVDVDLTKEPRIVTVELQNEKDEEKFKEILIGLGYPLYDQKLSTMDKLGLKTKSFVSCAVGKFTLDKGE, from the coding sequence ATGAGAAAGAGTTTTGCCGTAGCAAATATCAGGTGCGAGGGGTGCGCAAATAGTATCAAAAAAGCCCTCTCCCCATATTTTAGTTTTGTAGATGTTGATCTGACAAAAGAGCCTCGAATTGTAACAGTTGAATTACAAAATGAGAAAGATGAAGAGAAATTCAAAGAGATATTAATAGGTCTAGGTTATCCTTTATATGACCAGAAGTTATCCACTATGGATAAATTGGGCCTAAAAACAAAAAGCTTTGTTAGTTGCGCTGTAGGCAAATTTACTTTAGATAAAGGAGAATGA
- a CDS encoding 4Fe-4S dicluster domain-containing protein, which produces MGLLKAPENTPVWVEEKNCKACDLCVAYCPAGVLAMVPEPKTILGAMVKVVYPDSCIGCNDCELECPDFAIMVADRKEYKFAKLSKEAKERAEAIKKNHYMAREEDIKALCA; this is translated from the coding sequence ATGGGATTGTTAAAAGCCCCTGAAAACACACCTGTATGGGTAGAAGAGAAGAACTGTAAGGCGTGTGACCTTTGTGTTGCATACTGCCCGGCAGGTGTTTTGGCAATGGTTCCTGAACCTAAGACTATTCTTGGTGCTATGGTAAAGGTTGTTTATCCAGATAGCTGCATCGGTTGTAATGACTGTGAACTTGAATGTCCAGATTTTGCGATTATGGTTGCTGACCGAAAAGAGTATAAATTCGCAAAACTTTCAAAAGAAGCAAAAGAGCGAGCTGAAGCAATTAAGAAAAATCACTATATGGCTCGTGAAGAAGATATTAAAGCACTTTGTGCGTAA
- a CDS encoding 2-oxoglutarate synthase subunit alpha, whose product MAREVISSGNELAAKAAIDAGCRFFGGYPITPSSEVAHEMSVLLPRVGGKFIQMEDEIGGIAVALGASMSGVKSMTNTSGPGISLKAEQIGLGFMTETPLVITNVMRGGPSTGLPTRVQQGDINQAKSPTHGDYKSITFCPGSLEECYTEVVRAFNVAEELMTPVFVLLDETLGHMHGKAVLPDLEEVQASIVDRAKPDPSIPKEEFKPFDVPQDKPAVIPPMFQGYRFHLTGLHHGPTGFPTEDAEICQNLIERLHRKIDSRRKDLLDSYEEYMLDDAEWLIIAYGSVSRSAREAINRLREQGIKIGMFRPITLWPSPEDKMREIGERFPAEKILMPELNMGQYIDEVERVMKKRPVALNKANGRPISPAEIIDKLKAMGI is encoded by the coding sequence ATGGCAAGAGAAGTAATTTCTAGTGGTAATGAACTTGCTGCAAAAGCGGCAATTGATGCAGGCTGTAGATTTTTTGGAGGGTATCCTATTACACCTTCAAGTGAAGTAGCACATGAGATGAGTGTATTGCTTCCAAGAGTTGGAGGAAAATTTATCCAGATGGAAGATGAAATCGGAGGTATTGCAGTTGCACTTGGTGCAAGTATGAGTGGTGTTAAATCTATGACAAACACTTCTGGACCTGGTATCAGCCTCAAAGCTGAGCAAATTGGTCTGGGATTTATGACAGAAACGCCACTAGTCATTACGAACGTAATGCGAGGTGGTCCATCGACCGGTCTTCCTACACGAGTACAACAAGGTGACATTAACCAGGCAAAATCACCTACACATGGTGATTATAAATCTATCACTTTTTGCCCTGGAAGCCTGGAAGAGTGTTATACGGAAGTGGTTCGAGCATTCAACGTAGCAGAAGAACTTATGACGCCAGTATTTGTCCTTTTGGATGAGACATTGGGACATATGCATGGAAAAGCGGTATTGCCGGATTTGGAAGAGGTACAAGCTTCTATCGTTGATCGTGCAAAGCCAGATCCGTCTATTCCAAAAGAGGAGTTCAAGCCTTTTGATGTGCCACAGGATAAACCGGCAGTAATTCCACCGATGTTTCAAGGATATAGATTCCATTTGACAGGTCTTCATCATGGACCAACTGGTTTCCCAACAGAAGATGCCGAAATTTGTCAAAACTTGATCGAGCGTCTTCATAGAAAAATAGACTCTAGAAGAAAAGATCTTCTTGATAGCTATGAAGAGTACATGCTTGATGATGCTGAGTGGCTTATCATCGCTTATGGAAGTGTAAGTAGAAGTGCACGAGAAGCGATTAACAGACTTCGAGAACAAGGCATTAAAATCGGGATGTTTAGACCGATTACTCTATGGCCAAGTCCAGAAGATAAAATGCGAGAGATTGGTGAGAGATTCCCAGCTGAAAAGATCTTGATGCCAGAACTTAACATGGGACAGTACATTGACGAAGTAGAGAGAGTTATGAAGAAGCGACCAGTAGCACTCAATAAAGCGAATGGTCGACCAATCAGTCCAGCTGAAATAATCGATAAACTCAAAGCAATGGGTATATAA
- a CDS encoding 2-oxoglutarate ferredoxin oxidoreductase subunit beta, producing MAFNYNEYLRTDKMPTLWCWGCGDGIILKAVIRAIDSLGWNMDDVCVVSGIGCSGRFSSYLNCNTVHTTHGRTVAYATGIKLANPDKHVIVVAGDGDGLAIGGNHTIHGCRRNIDLNFILINNFIYGLTNSQVSPTTPKGMWAVTTQFGNIDPTFDACELAKGAGATFIARENVTDPKKLEKIFIKGFQHRGFSFFDIFSNCHVNLGRKNKMGEAIENQEWIDSITLPKAKYDKLPEEEKINYFPTGILHHVTDQMEYCDAYDLVIEAAQNKKKVDIPIQVKPF from the coding sequence ATGGCTTTTAATTACAATGAATACCTTAGAACGGACAAGATGCCAACACTTTGGTGTTGGGGATGTGGCGATGGAATTATTCTTAAAGCTGTAATTCGAGCAATCGACAGCCTTGGATGGAATATGGATGATGTGTGTGTTGTATCTGGAATTGGATGTAGTGGTCGATTTAGCTCTTATCTAAATTGTAATACAGTGCATACTACACATGGACGAACGGTTGCCTATGCGACTGGGATCAAGTTGGCAAATCCTGATAAGCACGTTATTGTAGTAGCAGGTGATGGTGACGGGCTTGCAATCGGTGGGAACCACACAATCCATGGTTGTAGACGAAACATCGATCTTAATTTCATTTTGATCAATAACTTCATCTATGGTCTTACAAACTCACAAGTAAGTCCTACCACGCCAAAAGGAATGTGGGCAGTTACTACGCAGTTTGGTAATATCGATCCTACATTTGATGCGTGTGAACTTGCAAAAGGTGCGGGAGCTACCTTTATCGCGAGAGAAAATGTTACGGATCCGAAGAAACTTGAAAAAATCTTCATTAAAGGATTCCAGCACAGAGGATTTAGCTTCTTCGATATATTCAGTAACTGTCATGTTAACCTTGGACGAAAAAATAAAATGGGAGAAGCTATCGAAAATCAAGAGTGGATTGATAGTATCACGCTTCCAAAAGCAAAATATGACAAGCTTCCTGAAGAGGAAAAAATCAACTACTTTCCAACAGGAATCTTGCATCATGTAACTGATCAGATGGAGTATTGTGACGCGTATGATTTAGTCATAGAAGCGGCACAAAATAAGAAAAAAGTGGATATTCCTATCCAAGTGAAACCATTCTAA
- a CDS encoding 2-oxoacid:acceptor oxidoreductase family protein encodes MRHQLRFTGVGGQGVLLAGEILAAAKIKAGGYGVKAATYTSQVRGGPTKVDIILDDEEILYPYANEGEIEYMLSTAQVSYNQFKSGVKDGGIIVFEPNLVTPTQEDLDRWEMYAIPIISIAKEEVGNVVTQSVVALGVTIEMTKVLPEELVYETMIAKVPPKFVELNKTAYNLGVQYAREAKEKGRIKTVAEAEALKAKDICHA; translated from the coding sequence ATGAGACATCAATTACGATTTACAGGAGTTGGCGGTCAAGGTGTTTTGCTAGCGGGTGAGATTTTGGCTGCTGCGAAGATTAAAGCAGGTGGATATGGCGTAAAAGCCGCAACTTATACTTCACAGGTTCGAGGTGGTCCTACGAAAGTGGATATCATCTTGGACGATGAAGAGATCTTGTATCCGTACGCAAATGAGGGTGAGATTGAATATATGCTTTCTACCGCACAGGTTAGCTACAATCAGTTTAAAAGTGGTGTAAAAGATGGTGGAATCATCGTATTTGAGCCAAATCTTGTAACACCTACCCAAGAGGACCTCGATAGATGGGAGATGTATGCGATCCCGATCATTTCTATCGCAAAAGAAGAGGTTGGAAACGTTGTTACTCAGTCAGTTGTTGCACTGGGTGTAACCATAGAGATGACAAAAGTTTTACCAGAAGAACTTGTATATGAGACAATGATCGCAAAAGTTCCACCGAAATTTGTAGAATTGAACAAAACTGCATATAATCTCGGTGTACAATATGCAAGAGAAGCCAAAGAGAAGGGCAGAATCAAAACTGTAGCAGAAGCTGAAGCTCTCAAAGCAAAGGATATCTGTCACGCTTAA
- a CDS encoding menaquinone biosynthesis decarboxylase codes for MDLIDILKNEGGLKIIEEELDVNLEIPHIAYIEVKKADSKPILFTNPVDRKLDKKYDYPILMNIFANFELTSKILGKHPDEIAKEIEELLHLKPPSSWREKFDLLSMLFKLKNVFPKRVSQKGECQEIEIDSLHDLPVLKTWPLDGGKFITTGQVYTKDLHSNVQNVGMYRLQVYDDMRLGMHWQIHKDGAHFFHEYKKAGKKMPVTVAIGGDPLYIWCGQAPMPPKVFELLLYGFIRNENPELVKSLTNDIWIPKDVDFVIEGYVDPNSFAIEGPFGDHTGYYTLPESFPVMEVTKITAKKNPVFTATVVGKPPLEDKYMGWGTERIFLPLLKTTASDLIDYHMPENGVFHNLILAKMDVRYPAHAKQFMHAFWGVGQMSFVKHAIFVDKDAPHLTDYEAIAKYICERISPDRLLISEGVVDHLDHSSPKQFEGGKLGIDATGEEVKEGVEELIDDEELLDKLQSIDSNFLDVKQYMTDTKNPIAVASYKKEKSVLELFEKLGSLQKNCKVLIIVNEFDDLDNPYMLVWRVVNNIDAQRDVILEPFIMIDGTNKDPKIDNFNREWPPDVVCDKKVIEDLRKRGILDIDESFIKKFGII; via the coding sequence ATGGATTTGATCGATATTTTAAAAAATGAGGGTGGTCTGAAAATTATCGAAGAAGAGCTTGATGTCAATCTTGAAATTCCACATATTGCCTATATAGAAGTAAAAAAAGCTGATTCCAAGCCCATTCTTTTTACCAATCCGGTAGATAGGAAATTGGATAAAAAGTATGATTATCCAATTTTGATGAATATTTTTGCCAATTTTGAATTAACGTCAAAAATTCTTGGAAAACATCCTGATGAAATCGCCAAAGAGATAGAAGAGCTTTTGCATCTGAAGCCACCATCTAGTTGGAGAGAAAAATTTGATCTTTTATCAATGCTTTTTAAACTTAAAAACGTTTTTCCAAAAAGAGTATCTCAAAAAGGTGAGTGTCAAGAGATTGAGATCGATTCTTTGCATGATTTACCAGTTTTAAAAACGTGGCCTTTGGATGGCGGAAAATTTATAACTACTGGACAGGTTTATACAAAAGATTTGCATTCTAATGTGCAAAACGTTGGGATGTACCGCTTGCAAGTCTATGATGATATGCGCCTTGGTATGCACTGGCAGATTCATAAAGATGGGGCCCATTTTTTTCATGAATATAAAAAAGCTGGGAAAAAGATGCCGGTGACGGTTGCTATCGGTGGCGACCCACTCTACATTTGGTGTGGGCAGGCTCCGATGCCACCAAAGGTATTTGAACTGCTTCTGTACGGATTTATACGTAATGAAAATCCAGAACTAGTAAAGTCGCTCACTAACGATATCTGGATACCAAAAGATGTGGATTTTGTGATTGAAGGATATGTAGATCCAAATAGTTTCGCTATAGAGGGTCCGTTTGGAGATCATACCGGGTACTATACATTGCCAGAATCCTTTCCAGTCATGGAAGTGACAAAAATTACAGCCAAAAAGAATCCAGTCTTCACAGCTACTGTCGTCGGAAAACCACCACTGGAAGATAAATATATGGGCTGGGGAACCGAGCGGATATTTTTGCCGCTTCTCAAAACGACTGCAAGCGACTTGATCGATTATCATATGCCCGAAAATGGAGTCTTTCACAACCTCATCTTGGCAAAAATGGATGTTCGTTATCCAGCACATGCAAAGCAGTTTATGCATGCCTTTTGGGGAGTGGGGCAGATGAGTTTCGTAAAACATGCAATATTTGTGGATAAAGATGCTCCCCATTTGACAGATTATGAAGCAATTGCCAAATATATCTGTGAGCGAATTTCACCGGATCGGCTATTGATAAGTGAGGGAGTGGTAGATCATCTCGATCACTCCAGTCCAAAGCAGTTTGAGGGTGGAAAACTTGGGATTGATGCAACTGGTGAAGAGGTAAAAGAGGGAGTGGAAGAGCTTATAGATGATGAAGAACTTCTTGATAAATTGCAAAGCATTGATAGCAACTTTTTGGATGTAAAACAGTATATGACAGATACCAAAAATCCAATTGCCGTTGCTTCTTATAAAAAAGAGAAAAGTGTTCTTGAGCTTTTTGAAAAACTTGGCTCCTTGCAAAAAAATTGTAAAGTATTAATTATTGTAAATGAATTTGATGATCTCGATAATCCGTATATGTTGGTTTGGAGAGTCGTAAATAATATCGATGCACAAAGAGATGTGATCTTGGAGCCATTTATTATGATAGACGGGACCAATAAAGATCCGAAAATCGATAATTTTAATAGAGAGTGGCCACCAGATGTGGTGTGCGATAAAAAGGTGATAGAGGATCTAAGAAAAAGAGGAATTTTAGATATTGATGAGTCGTTTATCAAAAAGTTCGGGATTATATAG
- a CDS encoding methylated-DNA--[protein]-cysteine S-methyltransferase → MSRLSKSSGLYRGYFDSPIGTIEILANKKEIVHIHFTIHKETSKENELVVKTKEWFEGYFAKNVHPFTLPLIEAKNSFSKIVREVVQDIPFGACLSYQEVAKRSGNAKAAQAVGQIMKRNPYAIVVPCHRVISKQGIGGYNGGIEIKKALLEFEGCESISL, encoded by the coding sequence ATGAGTCGTTTATCAAAAAGTTCGGGATTATATAGAGGGTATTTCGATTCGCCTATTGGAACGATAGAGATTTTGGCAAACAAAAAGGAAATTGTTCATATTCATTTTACGATACATAAAGAGACATCGAAAGAGAACGAATTGGTCGTAAAAACGAAAGAGTGGTTCGAGGGGTATTTTGCAAAAAATGTCCACCCGTTCACACTGCCATTGATTGAAGCCAAAAACAGTTTTTCTAAAATAGTGAGAGAAGTAGTACAAGATATTCCTTTTGGAGCATGTCTATCATATCAGGAGGTTGCAAAACGTAGCGGCAACGCAAAAGCGGCCCAAGCTGTAGGTCAGATCATGAAACGCAATCCTTATGCCATCGTTGTGCCTTGTCATAGAGTTATTTCAAAACAAGGAATCGGAGGCTATAATGGTGGTATTGAAATAAAAAAAGCGTTATTGGAGTTTGAAGGGTGCGAATCGATAAGTTTATGA
- a CDS encoding RNA-binding S4 domain-containing protein yields MRIDKFMNAVNIVKRRSVAQDMIKNEVVLLNGLLAKASKDVKIGDIITIKYLKGDKSYKVLAIPTTKNVPKARMSEYVEEI; encoded by the coding sequence GTGCGAATCGATAAGTTTATGAATGCGGTCAATATAGTAAAAAGAAGAAGCGTTGCACAAGATATGATCAAAAATGAAGTCGTTCTGCTTAATGGTCTGTTGGCTAAAGCGAGCAAAGATGTCAAAATAGGGGACATCATTACCATCAAATACCTCAAAGGGGACAAAAGCTACAAAGTTTTGGCAATTCCCACAACAAAGAATGTACCAAAAGCAAGAATGAGTGAATATGTCGAGGAGATATAA
- the trpD gene encoding anthranilate phosphoribosyltransferase, with the protein MFEKLFNNELNENEAKDFLIKLYEKGESAQEIAQAAKIMREHSIKLPITEDVQEKLIDVVGTGGDKSGSFNVSSTVALLLPSLGCYVAKHGNRSVTSKSGSADMLETLGIELDLTPEKQVEMLQRCGFCFIFAKNHHPVMKHIMPIRKSISHRTIFNILGPLTNPAGAKKYLLGVFDKEFVPKLAEALRELGAKRALVVASEEGMDEISISGRTYVAELNEGHITYYEIAPEDFGLQRASFDSILGGDAIHNAKITRAILSGEELGPKRDMVLLNAGAALYADGKVSSIAEGIEMAREAIETKRAQEKLDQIIQTSKELSHGL; encoded by the coding sequence ATGTTTGAAAAACTATTCAATAACGAATTGAACGAAAATGAAGCAAAAGATTTTTTGATCAAATTGTATGAAAAAGGGGAGAGTGCCCAAGAAATAGCACAAGCGGCAAAAATAATGAGGGAGCATTCTATCAAACTTCCCATTACCGAAGATGTACAGGAAAAATTGATCGATGTGGTAGGAACAGGTGGCGATAAGAGTGGGAGTTTTAATGTTTCCAGTACCGTCGCTCTTTTGTTACCATCACTAGGTTGTTATGTGGCAAAACATGGCAACAGAAGTGTTACCAGTAAAAGCGGAAGTGCCGATATGCTTGAAACTCTCGGAATTGAACTTGATTTAACCCCAGAAAAACAGGTAGAAATGCTACAAAGGTGCGGGTTTTGTTTTATTTTCGCCAAAAATCACCATCCTGTCATGAAACATATTATGCCCATTCGAAAAAGCATTTCCCATAGAACGATATTCAATATTTTAGGACCATTGACGAATCCCGCAGGAGCGAAAAAGTATCTGTTGGGTGTTTTTGATAAAGAGTTTGTGCCGAAATTGGCAGAGGCTTTGAGAGAGCTTGGTGCGAAAAGGGCACTTGTGGTAGCTAGTGAAGAGGGAATGGATGAGATAAGCATCAGTGGAAGAACCTATGTGGCGGAGTTGAATGAAGGTCATATTACATACTATGAAATAGCTCCTGAAGATTTTGGGCTGCAAAGAGCCTCTTTTGACTCCATTCTCGGTGGTGATGCCATTCATAATGCCAAAATAACTCGAGCGATATTGAGTGGAGAGGAATTAGGGCCAAAAAGAGATATGGTACTACTAAATGCTGGAGCAGCACTCTATGCCGATGGAAAAGTTTCATCGATCGCCGAGGGGATAGAGATGGCAAGAGAAGCGATAGAGACTAAAAGAGCGCAAGAAAAATTGGATCAGATAATTCAAACATCAAAAGAGTTGTCTCATGGTCTATGA